TGACCTCCGCATAGATTTATCAACGTAAATCCGTGCAGATTATACACGTATACCTCcatgtacatatgtatagGTTAGGTGCGCACGGCTGATCCCACATCGTATATATGTAACCATCTCTGAAATACCGTGGGATCCGCTCTCTTTAGATTACACAAACTCATCGAACTTTAATGTCGTTTCATGTTTCGCATCTGATCCATTTTTCGTACATTGttctaacaaatatattattaatttcagtcgttagtcattttttatataatattttctctctcattttttatataatgatcagCTAACGATTCCCAATTAGATTCGAAATCGGAATTCATGATTAAATCTTTCTAAATacggtttaaaaattattcaagataATGATCAAAGcatcattcaaatatttataaaatttcaaaacatcGTTATTTATAGagtattttaaagttttacattatattaaaagttttttatcacCTATATGATAGTACacgcttattttttttttattacaacattttaaaatattaaatgaatccATCCAtctaatcataattattcttaaaatttttccgaaattattaactaataCCTATTTTTATCTAGGTTGTGGCAACGGGAAGTACTTGAGTGTTAACCATAGCATCTTCAAGGTAGGAGTGGACCGATGCAAACGTTTTACGGATATCGcgcgtgaaaaagaaaatgaggtaaatatatatatattttttttacataatatcaataattatcaagaaaatatatatgtacacaatATGTACACATGTGTATACAAATTAAACGGTAAATCTGATATCGGAAACAGATTCTTATGTCTATTTCCTGTGTTTGCCAGTATAATCATAAGTAGCGTCAATAATTATATCCGGAAGATGATTTTTCTCACCACTTATATCTTGTAATTACACTGGAACTAAGAAACGACTAATAATATCCTTATTGAATGTACAGAAGGATAAGAAgtgatttatgtaatttttcgaattaaaatatttttatattaaaaaataataaaatcaatgataaaataaatcaattttaaacaaataatttttttaatctcaaagaattataattctaatgtTTAAACTTTTTTGTTGTTTAGGTACTGATTTGCGACAATTTAGCCCTCCCGTTTCGGGATGAGAGTTTCGATGCGGTTCTCTCGATCGCGGTGGTGCACCATTTCGCCACGATAGAGAGGCGGGTTCACGCGCTAAAAGAACTCGCGCGGGTGTTGCGGATCGGTGGTCGATTGGTTATATCAGTATGGGCTATGGAACAGAAGCACAGAAAggtaaagaaaatcaaaatgatttaaatactttaaatcattttttattttatattgtttttcaatatttttatttttaccacatatttatatttcgtgttaccttttcatatttttatttttattcgtttaattttttttttttaagcgagAAATACGTATTTAATCATAGCGAAGAATTTTCTGAACGTACCAAAAACTACATTGTATGCGAGAAGGGTTTAAGAAGCGTTTAGTTTTGGATTTACAAGCCATTGCAAGGATTTGTAGATACAGTTATACGTATAGGTTATTCGATTGAGCTTAAAAATGTCGTCATCCAATACCATTGAATTGAAATGGTATTCAAACATGCCTTGAAATACACCCACGCAAGCATGACGGTCAATCGATATGATTATTCCAATGCACGTAGTAGTCAAGGTAAACCTTTGAATTTCTATtgcagataatattattttttagctcAGGTTTTTGTTCATACTTATTGGTcatgcattttttaaattagcattggacattttttttttcaaacacactgtattttaattgaaatttacaaaatttttagtaactatttaaaaaatttgcaaattttattttttttttattttcagttcGAGTCTCAAGATGTCTTAATACCATGGCCCAAAGCGTACTGTATGAACTCAAATAGATCGAAACGTTCAAGTGCACCATATGCCAGTAACTTACATTCCAATCAAAATGCTCAAAAATTCTTATCATCTTCCAAAAGGTATccaattatctaaataattcaaaataataaaattaaatttaatatctaaaaaaaaaaaaaaattaacaaagaaatattgtatttaacttaatatttaatatttaaaaatcgaaaatatttgaaaattatatttcgtctatcctattttatctttctttctcttaaaacgtatatcttttcttcttcctcttaaaACGTTTAAAACGAGGCATTGACATCGATAATTAGTGCTAATGGGATTCTTGCTTCAGAAATAGCCAACGAAAATGTAAAAGCAAGAGCTATTGGATCGACCCGATATTCAGTCCATCACCATCAACCAGTAGTTTATCCAGCCCAAATGAGACGTGCTACAGCTTTTTCCGCCGTGCTTTGCAGGTAACataatttaactaataatacaatacatttttatttctccttgAATagttaatctattattatatacgttaTATAATTGCATGCCAATGCTAAAATTGCTTTTcctgtctttctttctttttttttttctttttctctttgaacTTTTTACACGTATATTATTGTAACGCGATaacacgataatttttaataataagtagtTAAATTGTTGGCAAGTCTTATCGATTTCGTGCGCAACCGTAATGATATTCCGTACGAAAAAGTAGGCTAACTGCTTGCGGAATATGCTTCGGATGCAATTGGAACGGATAAAATGCGGAAAAATTGTTCGTCAACATGACGAATTTCGCCTCTTGTTGTTTacttaataatcgataaaattgaattgaagagAATCTTTAAGGTAAttgttttcttcgaatttgaaaatttcgaatattttttttttttaaataaaatgaatgacaattgaattaagaaagtttttagaaattttttttcattaattcaaattagtCATACTTCAGTGATTTTTAaggataattaattcgaagaaaacTGTAGCGGTTTAAAGACTGAAAgtctttatacaaatatagttatacgtataatttattatatcctattatattatgcattttatagatattgaaaaaaatgaatgtaaattttgtttagaaaTTAGCAGGAGGTAGACGTGGATCTGGAAGTCGACCTTGGTTTCTTGACAGTTGGCAGAGCGGCAGTGGAAAGAATCGAAAGGACTACGAGCAAGAGGAACCACCGGACGTGGATGAGTTGCCCATCGAGTTGCGTCGCGTAGAGGATGTTAACATGACGTTAAACAAGCAGTCAGACTCTCTGAGTATCAAATCGAAGAGTTTAGGTGATATTTTAGAGATTCAACGACTGGATCTTGTACGATCTAGATCCAGCATTCCTGGTCTGTGCTCCATGTTGACATCCGAATTGAATCTGGATGGAGAATCCAGGACATCATCTTCGATGAGTGGTTCGAAGCCACGGTTGGTTAAACAGAAGTCTCATTTCGTAGATGACATTGGTTTGGAACATCCTGATAACACTGCCATTCATGAACTATCTAAGGACATTCCAGACTTCCaggtttctattattttatacatctaaattttaatatctcaattttaatgatttaaacaagcaaactttttaatgtttcaaaatagaaattttagcTTTTATAAGTAAGTTGTTAATATTGgctaaatgtattaatattttctatatgtatttgataataaCAGATAACATCCAGTTATTATTCGAAACGGGGAAGTATCTTGAAACAAAGTTCGATGAACGAGGAACTAATGTCTACCGATAGATTAGCAGAAAAGGAAAGAGTacgaagaaatattatgaaacaggCATCTTTAAACGAGGACATCATTTGTAAAGGGAAAACTTTCGAATCCCTCAAAGACTCCCTTTATTCCGTAAACGCGACAAAGAGATTTCAACTATTGAAAAGTGGCCTTACGAATAAGATCAAACAATCCACGACTAATATCGAAGTATCTGGTATATCAATCAAGAAtggatttgtaaaaattttacaaggtTGGAAATCTAGTGAAAATGAGACAACTGCAACGTCAAACATATTAAACGATGAAGCATCTAAGACGAAAAACAACGATTCGAAGGTTCAGCCTGTCTCCGTGCCAAAAAAGGAGACAGAGGGTATCGAAAGGCGTTTATCCCGCGAGGATGGTTCAGATTCATCGAAAGACAGTAGTTTACAAAGCGATACAAGCGTCGATTCCGAGGACAGTTTCGCGTCCGTGATTTTTGTGCCAAAGCAGGACGCACAGCCAGCAACAGAGGTTATTATTCCAGCCTCTAATAATGGTCATCAATTGGGAAGCATCTCGGCTCCCCCTTCACCACGCGTCAAACAACCTCCTGATACACCTAATTCAAGATTAAAAGTCATTTCTATATCCCCATTGCTCAAACAATTCCCAGCTACCAGTAAATCCCTACCTTCGTCTAGTCCACCTGGTCTATCTCCTTGTACTTTAAATTCTGCATTGACCAGATCGTTTTTTAGTTCAGCAACTGTTTCCAATCAGCAACAAGTGTCTGGAGATAATTCCATTAATACAAAGAAGACAGAGATTTCGAATAATGATTACCATCAATCGACTAATGAAGATTTGcagagtaataaaaaaaatattgaaaatgaagttTGCAGAAGAAATAGTTTTTTCGAAGACAAAAAACCTAGTTTGCAAGCTATACGTGCTTATAAATCTTTGACTGAGAATGTGGAAGTTGAGGAAATGAAAACTGTGAAAGATACAACTCCGCTTTTACAGAATGTAGATGATAGTTCTGATACATCATTGCaggagaagaataattttgaaatcggtaaagaagaagagaatcgTAAAGCTAGATTGAATCaaatcaaagaattattaaaacagaAACCTGGTTTTGCAACTAGAACCAAACCGTCATTTCCTTTAGTCAGACGAGCTTCGACGACGGCTAGTGGCCGTTTAGAAGCCGTTACCAAAGTCTTGCCACGATTGCTTTCATTAGAGCTGTTTAATCCTGAGACTGATGACTTGGATAGCGATTCCAGTGGAGTTTCTTCGCCGGATTCAGTAGGTTCTGTGATCAGCGTGATTTCTGATGAAAGGTATATGGCTAAaaaggataataataaatcggaGTGTACAGAATCTGAAGTATTAGATAGTTCAGCTGAAAATATGTCTGAACCCAGTGATGTAACAATTGATTCATCAGGATATGTAGCCGATTTTAAAGAAGATGAAACAAAGACAATAGGAGACAATAGTTTATCTCAATCTTCTAGACTTCTAGAAGCTGCAGCTAATGTTGCTAGTTCTCTGGAAGATGCTGTAGAGACGGCCATTACAAAAACGCACAGTAAACCATTTTCAACGCAAACAGCACAACAGAGCGATctcgaaaattcaatttccgaTGAAAATAAGATCAGAACAAAATCGAATATTCAGTTGCCAGAAGTAGAAGATACTTGGAACGAAGAATGCCGTAAACATTTGATAGACTTTACTGAAAAACTTAGTGAAAACTTGTTGCATGAgcgagatgaaaataaaaacaatcagCAGATCTTAAACGAAGCACTCCCTCTTAGAAAAGATTTGGATAAGCGAAATCTTGAATCTTCAACTTCTTATGACATTTCTTCGTCGCTATCTAACAAATCTAAATACAATGATTTATCCAATACAATTGCATGGCTGAGTAATACCAATAATGGTTTTCACGAAGATTCATTGATGCATAGAAGTACTTCAGATGATATAATGGATTTTGTTATGGTATCAAATACCGGA
This DNA window, taken from Apis cerana isolate GH-2021 linkage group LG5, AcerK_1.0, whole genome shotgun sequence, encodes the following:
- the LOC107998823 gene encoding uncharacterized protein LOC107998823 isoform X1 translates to MSESDGEQVARSVALEQAYVHEVYEQCAEKTVQSRHWPRIYQFLEELEPGALVCDIGCGNGKYLSVNHSIFKVGVDRCKRFTDIAREKENEVLICDNLALPFRDESFDAVLSIAVVHHFATIERRVHALKELARVLRIGGRLVISVWAMEQKHRKFESQDVLIPWPKAYCMNSNRSKRSSAPYASNLHSNQNAQKFLSSSKRNSQRKCKSKSYWIDPIFSPSPSTSSLSSPNETCYSFFRRALQKLAGGRRGSGSRPWFLDSWQSGSGKNRKDYEQEEPPDVDELPIELRRVEDVNMTLNKQSDSLSIKSKSLGDILEIQRLDLVRSRSSIPGLCSMLTSELNLDGESRTSSSMSGSKPRLVKQKSHFVDDIGLEHPDNTAIHELSKDIPDFQITSSYYSKRGSILKQSSMNEELMSTDRLAEKERVRRNIMKQASLNEDIICKGKTFESLKDSLYSVNATKRFQLLKSGLTNKIKQSTTNIEVSGISIKNGFVKILQGWKSSENETTATSNILNDEASKTKNNDSKVQPVSVPKKETEGIERRLSREDGSDSSKDSSLQSDTSVDSEDSFASVIFVPKQDAQPATEVIIPASNNGHQLGSISAPPSPRVKQPPDTPNSRLKVISISPLLKQFPATSKSLPSSSPPGLSPCTLNSALTRSFFSSATVSNQQQVSGDNSINTKKTEISNNDYHQSTNEDLQSNKKNIENEVCRRNSFFEDKKPSLQAIRAYKSLTENVEVEEMKTVKDTTPLLQNVDDSSDTSLQEKNNFEIGKEEENRKARLNQIKELLKQKPGFATRTKPSFPLVRRASTTASGRLEAVTKVLPRLLSLELFNPETDDLDSDSSGVSSPDSVGSVISVISDERYMAKKDNNKSECTESEVLDSSAENMSEPSDVTIDSSGYVADFKEDETKTIGDNSLSQSSRLLEAAANVASSLEDAVETAITKTHSKPFSTQTAQQSDLENSISDENKIRTKSNIQLPEVEDTWNEECRKHLIDFTEKLSENLLHERDENKNNQQILNEALPLRKDLDKRNLESSTSYDISSSLSNKSKYNDLSNTIAWLSNTNNGFHEDSLMHRSTSDDIMDFVMVSNTGEFMNEKETSINKQSSDKSYLRSANSMESSDIGESIDNTISFSDGSHAESTGRLCSSMMSLLSNVDYPKSYAEKRRLQLQRRSASEETPPRYPDNSKRSTDCLVTTTGSNDSLSGSSSQESLPSDRGGGAITYHQYYHVFREGELDQLINKYVENLHIISSYYDHASWCIVAEKVQVWTI
- the LOC107998823 gene encoding uncharacterized protein LOC107998823 isoform X2, encoding MSESDGEQVARSVALEQAYVHEVYEQCAEKTVQSRHWPRIYQFLEELEPGALVCDIGCGNGKYLSVNHSIFKVGVDRCKRFTDIAREKENEVLICDNLALPFRDESFDAVLSIAVVHHFATIERRVHALKELARVLRIGGRLVISVWAMEQKHRKFESQDVLIPWPKAYCMNSNRSKRSSAPYASNLHSNQNAQKFLSSSKRNSQRKCKSKSYWIDPIFSPSPSTSSLSSPNETCYSFFRRALQKLAGGRRGSGSRPWFLDSWQSGSGKNRKDYEQEEPPDVDELPIELRRVEDVNMTLNKQSSIPGLCSMLTSELNLDGESRTSSSMSGSKPRLVKQKSHFVDDIGLEHPDNTAIHELSKDIPDFQITSSYYSKRGSILKQSSMNEELMSTDRLAEKERVRRNIMKQASLNEDIICKGKTFESLKDSLYSVNATKRFQLLKSGLTNKIKQSTTNIEVSGISIKNGFVKILQGWKSSENETTATSNILNDEASKTKNNDSKVQPVSVPKKETEGIERRLSREDGSDSSKDSSLQSDTSVDSEDSFASVIFVPKQDAQPATEVIIPASNNGHQLGSISAPPSPRVKQPPDTPNSRLKVISISPLLKQFPATSKSLPSSSPPGLSPCTLNSALTRSFFSSATVSNQQQVSGDNSINTKKTEISNNDYHQSTNEDLQSNKKNIENEVCRRNSFFEDKKPSLQAIRAYKSLTENVEVEEMKTVKDTTPLLQNVDDSSDTSLQEKNNFEIGKEEENRKARLNQIKELLKQKPGFATRTKPSFPLVRRASTTASGRLEAVTKVLPRLLSLELFNPETDDLDSDSSGVSSPDSVGSVISVISDERYMAKKDNNKSECTESEVLDSSAENMSEPSDVTIDSSGYVADFKEDETKTIGDNSLSQSSRLLEAAANVASSLEDAVETAITKTHSKPFSTQTAQQSDLENSISDENKIRTKSNIQLPEVEDTWNEECRKHLIDFTEKLSENLLHERDENKNNQQILNEALPLRKDLDKRNLESSTSYDISSSLSNKSKYNDLSNTIAWLSNTNNGFHEDSLMHRSTSDDIMDFVMVSNTGEFMNEKETSINKQSSDKSYLRSANSMESSDIGESIDNTISFSDGSHAESTGRLCSSMMSLLSNVDYPKSYAEKRRLQLQRRSASEETPPRYPDNSKRSTDCLVTTTGSNDSLSGSSSQESLPSDRGGGAITYHQYYHVFREGELDQLINKYVENLHIISSYYDHASWCIVAEKVQVWTI
- the LOC107998823 gene encoding uncharacterized protein LOC107998823 isoform X3, translating into MIIPMHVVVKFESQDVLIPWPKAYCMNSNRSKRSSAPYASNLHSNQNAQKFLSSSKRNSQRKCKSKSYWIDPIFSPSPSTSSLSSPNETCYSFFRRALQKLAGGRRGSGSRPWFLDSWQSGSGKNRKDYEQEEPPDVDELPIELRRVEDVNMTLNKQSDSLSIKSKSLGDILEIQRLDLVRSRSSIPGLCSMLTSELNLDGESRTSSSMSGSKPRLVKQKSHFVDDIGLEHPDNTAIHELSKDIPDFQITSSYYSKRGSILKQSSMNEELMSTDRLAEKERVRRNIMKQASLNEDIICKGKTFESLKDSLYSVNATKRFQLLKSGLTNKIKQSTTNIEVSGISIKNGFVKILQGWKSSENETTATSNILNDEASKTKNNDSKVQPVSVPKKETEGIERRLSREDGSDSSKDSSLQSDTSVDSEDSFASVIFVPKQDAQPATEVIIPASNNGHQLGSISAPPSPRVKQPPDTPNSRLKVISISPLLKQFPATSKSLPSSSPPGLSPCTLNSALTRSFFSSATVSNQQQVSGDNSINTKKTEISNNDYHQSTNEDLQSNKKNIENEVCRRNSFFEDKKPSLQAIRAYKSLTENVEVEEMKTVKDTTPLLQNVDDSSDTSLQEKNNFEIGKEEENRKARLNQIKELLKQKPGFATRTKPSFPLVRRASTTASGRLEAVTKVLPRLLSLELFNPETDDLDSDSSGVSSPDSVGSVISVISDERYMAKKDNNKSECTESEVLDSSAENMSEPSDVTIDSSGYVADFKEDETKTIGDNSLSQSSRLLEAAANVASSLEDAVETAITKTHSKPFSTQTAQQSDLENSISDENKIRTKSNIQLPEVEDTWNEECRKHLIDFTEKLSENLLHERDENKNNQQILNEALPLRKDLDKRNLESSTSYDISSSLSNKSKYNDLSNTIAWLSNTNNGFHEDSLMHRSTSDDIMDFVMVSNTGEFMNEKETSINKQSSDKSYLRSANSMESSDIGESIDNTISFSDGSHAESTGRLCSSMMSLLSNVDYPKSYAEKRRLQLQRRSASEETPPRYPDNSKRSTDCLVTTTGSNDSLSGSSSQESLPSDRGGGAITYHQYYHVFREGELDQLINKYVENLHIISSYYDHASWCIVAEKVQVWTI